Below is a genomic region from Equus quagga isolate Etosha38 chromosome 17, UCLA_HA_Equagga_1.0, whole genome shotgun sequence.
AGCGGCCGCCGGTCACGTAGAGCGCGTCGCCCAGCGGCACCAGCGCACCGTTCTCATGCAGGCTGTGCAGGGACTGCACCTGTGGATGGTCAGCGGTCAGTGCCCAGTGGGCTGCTGGAGGGGGTGGCCAGGGGTGCCCTTGGGTGGCGGGGCAGGGgacaggcagagaggacagcCAGTACTCACCCGCCATCCTGTCCAGGGCACCAGCACACCTGCTACCTGGGGACCTGtaactccccccacctccccctccaggaCCCCACAGACTCTCCCTTTAGTGGGGAGACCCCACTGCTCCCCTCCAACCCACATCTCCCAGGGTGAAGTTGGGGACTCAGCGGGGGTGGGGGATGTGGAGGCTGGAGCTGCCTCCCAGGATGAGGACTGGGCTGGGCCTCTGACTCAGCTGCTCTCTTGGATGGGACAGATGTGGCCACAGCCCTGACAGATGCACATGTGACCCCTCGCCCCGTGGGACCCCTCGCTctgcccctgcagcccctgcctcGGCCCGTGGCCTCAGGAGTGCCCTGGAGAGGGACTGTGGGGTGAGGGCCAGCAGCTTTCCAGAGGCCAGAGAGAGATGTGGGCACTTCTGGAAGCACCCAGGCCTGGAGAGGACAAAGGGGAGCCCCACACGGCTGGGACCCCAGCCCAGAACAGTGGCATAGGCTGGGAGAGGCCAGGCCGAGGCCCAGCTGACAGGGCCCAGGAAGAAAGCGCCAGCCTGCCAGGGCCCGCCCTGCACCTGTTCCGACTCTGTGACGGGGGCCTCCGGTCAGCTGAGCACTGACGCCAGGGGACAGCTGCAGTCAGCCGGACCGCAGAGGCCCTCATGTTGCCTGGCTGCCCAGCGTGGCCTTCCTGGGGTGGCTCTGGAAGCAGTGCCACCTCCTGGGGCCTCCGGGGACTGAGACCCTCAAGGCCTAGGATGTCCAGCTAGTATAGAGGCCACCATGGGCTCCAGGCActgtccctcctccttctctggaaGGAAGGTGGGGAAAGGACCTGTGGCCCCGAGGACAGGTCTTGAGATGCCCACCTCTTGTCCTGTCCCCCGGGTCtgatggtgggggaggaggggagaagcgGCTGCACTGGGGGAAATGGGACGCCAAGGAGCTGGCTGCTCCCACCTCACCCACAGCTCAGGAGTCCCCTCCCTGGCTTGATCACCCCCAGGGACAGGAGACTCACTCCCTCTCAGGCCTGGCCAGTACCAGGAAGGAAGTGCTCTTGCTTAGTCTAGCTGTCCCTGAAGCAGCCCCCGTGAGCCCAATTTTGCTCCCTGAGAAGGAGGACAGGTGGCCTTATGCTGGGGACAGAGCACCAAGGTGACCAGCAGCCCGTGGTCGTTGGCTCTCATCTCTCCCTTCGCTGCCCGCCCCATGTAGTGACAGCCCCACATCCCCTGTCCGCAGCCTGCTCTCTGCAGAGTCAGGAGTCCTGGGGGGCGGGTGGCActgggagggaggctgaggcccaCCTTCTGCCACAGGTTGGCCCCTGGGTCGTACACATAGACCTTCTTGGTGTTGTCTCCGACCAAGTAGAGCGCCCCCTGCAGGGCAGCACAGCGCGGCGAGGACAGGTActtggggaggaagggggaggcgATGACGCTCCATGTATCTGCGGGGACATAGCACAGGCCCACTGTCACCGGGGGGACCAGGTGGGGCCCCAGGGGAAGgcccctctctgaggctcaggaGTGAGGGCCTGGTGGGATTGGGGGGGTTGTGGGGGCACCACAGGCTGCCCACTGCCCGAGCCTCACCAGCCTCACTCCCCTTGGGCTGGGTGGGCAGGCTGGTGCGGGCAGGGCGCCCTTGGAACCTCGTCCCCAGGTCCTCAGCAGGACTTTAGGGCACTCAGAGCCCTTGGCCTGGCTGCCACCCAACCCGCCCCACCCTGACTCGTCGCCCCTGGGTTCTTGACCCTGGGTCCAGTCCATCTCCTGTGGAATCCTCACACCCACCCTGCAAAATGGGTCCTATTGTCATCTCCACCGTGCGGAGGATGGGATGGAGGGTcagagatggggtgggagggCCACTGAGCCCAAGAGAGCCCAGCTGGGGCCAAACCCTGCTACAGCACCCAGAGTCCCAGTTAGCACCCACCTGGCCTTGGGGGTCTGGGCCACGGCTCCTGGCTCATGAGGCCAGTTCCAGGTGGATGCCCCAGCCAGAGAACTTTTAGGACCCGGGCCTGGGCTTCGCCATCCCCTGGCCATGGGCACCCTGCCACCATCCCCCAGCCCCGGCACCTCTAGGCTGGGATGGGGCTGTGGCCCTGTGCTGGCGACCCCCTTGCTTCCCTGCTTCCTCGGCCCTCTTCCCCCACTGTCCCATCCACGTCTGACCTTTGTAAGAGGCCCGGGGccgcctgcccctgcccccgcccccggccccagcccccacctgtGACGGGACTGTAGCACTGGAGGGCGAGCGCGTTGTACTTGCAGGCGCTGGAGCCCACCAGGTAGAGCCGGCCCTGGCAGCCGGCTGCTGAGAAATTGCTGACATACTTGAGGGCTGGGCTCACGGGCGTCCAGGTGTCCGTGTAGGGGTCGTAGCTCTCCACCTCCACCACGTCCAGAGTGGTACCTGCGGAGGTGGGAGGGTCAGGGATGCAGGGGGGTGGGGATAAGGATGGTTCCCAGACACGCAGGGTCAGAGGATCTGTAGAGGCCGCAGGGGCCACTCTGGGTGtcccaggagggaagggaggtgaAAGAGGGCCCAGCCGTGCGAGATGGGTGAGTTACCACCATttcacagagagggaaactgagactcCGAGAGCGAGGGCCACACTGCCAAGGAGTGGGCACTCAGGAGTACCTGACTCCAGAATGCTCGAGGAGACCTCACAGTGAAGCCCTGCCACTCTCAACCCTCAGAGCCCAGGCCGGGTTGGAAAGGTGCCGTGGGGGCCCCCGGAGGCCGCCACTTCCGGGCCTCCCACATGGTGGGTGTCcttccctggggtgggggagctcAGTCCTGGGTAGCTGTAAGAGGTAAGACCCTGGAGCTGTAGgcaacccccaccccagcccccgaGAGCCGGGATGTGATGTTGATGCGGACCTGCCCATGGGAGGGTGGGCACTCCTGCTCTCCCTGGGGGCCCCCCTCAGCCTCTGAGAGCCTGGGGCCCCAAGTTGTCCTGGGCTCAGGAGCTGTGCCTGCtcttggcgggggtgggggggatgacATGCAGCCATTGAGAGAAAAGGGGCTGCCCAGGGCAGGTGGGGACATTTAGAAGTGGCCTCAGGGCCAGTCCGTCACCTACACAGGTTGTGGGAATCTGCTCAGCCACACGCATTTCGTTTTTCAATATTCATCTAACCGTGAGCATCCCTGGGGTCACTTCTCGCCGTAGCCCTGGGTGTGAGGGGGATAGGGTGGACCCCTGTGCTCAGGCTGGGTGCATGGTAGGGACAAAGGTGACAGCAGAGGGACCCACTGTGGGTCCCCTTATCCCAGAGACTTCACTGAGGAGGTGACCTGGAGCTGAGGGCCAAGCCCAAGGGTCTGGGACGGGAGTGGTTCTCTCCACGGTCAGCTCGAGGCCCCAGCTCCTCATGGGTCCCCCTTTGGCGACTGACTCATGGCCCTGTTTTCTGGGTCCCCGGAGCACATCAGAGTCACCCTGGAGCTGGCTGCTGAGGCTGGTGGCTGAGCCTCAGCCCAGGACGCCCAGATGGCAGGTGGCACAGCCTGACTGGGAGTCCTTGGGGGGGCTCATTTACCCCAGACAGCgagctcctgagggcaggagtggggagcTGCACCTCTGTCATCCCTGAGGCAAGCATGGGGGGTTCTCTGGTCCCTGGTGGGGGCGTTGGGGCAGGAGGCTTGTTTGTGGGATGCAGGGGCTCCCAggctgcagagaggaggggagggggctcggATGAGCAGGAGGCGCCCAGGGGGATGGGGGGGCGCCTTACCACCAATGGCATAGATCTCCCCGTTGAGTGCCGCGCTGGCGTGGTTCGTACGGGCCTTCAGCATGGGGGCCACGGGCTTCCAGGCTGCCTCCGTCAGCGGGAAGCACCAGGCCTGCGTGGTTGACCAGGTGTCCGTCTTGGTGCCCCGAGAGCCACCTGCCAGAGGAGTGCTGTCACTCGGGCGCCCACCAGGCTGGGATCTCCTGACCAGTGGGGGCCGGACACTGTGAggcctgccccctctccccctgCCAGGCCTCCACGCTGCCAGACACTGGCTGGGGTGGGACCGTGCTGGTACATACAACTTAGACATGTCCCTCTGTGCCCCATAAACAAAGGGGACAAGATCAGTGGTTTCAAACCTCCATCCATGGAAGCTTTTTCCCCAACCAAATCTTACAAGGACCCCCAACTTTTAAGATATGAAAGAGCAGAGTGAcaccatcccccccccccccccccccccgccgatTGCACAGTTCGTTCTGGGGAGGCCCgggctgcaaaagcagagcaAGGCCATGCTGGGGGTCCCCGTCAGACAGATCAGGGAATGGCTCCCTGCACCCCTGTGTGGACCCGGGGAGtttaaatttcctcatttttcacatcatggaaagttctggaagagCCTTGACTCAACTGTCGGGGGTCCGGTTGGGTGAAGGGGGAGAGCTGGTTCTCGCTGGAGTTATGTTCAGAGTTCAGATCGGCTGCCCTGACAAAGCCGCTGGGAGCTTGGCTCCGAGGCGGCTCTGCAGGgcccccacctgcccacctgTGACATAGACGGCGTTGTTCAGCGCTGCCAAGGAGAAGCCCCACTTGTGGTAGTCAGGGAAGTCTGGGAGCGCCATCCACCTCTCTGGcgggaagagagagaggcaggggttAGAGGGGCTGAGCTCGCTGCTGGGGCCTCCCCTCGCCCCTCAGCGCCCCTCCACCCAGTGGCTGCACAGATGTCCCTTCACCAGTGGAAGGACAAGGGGGAGCACTCAGCCGGGTGCAGTGGTTGGGGGAGACACCCAGGGGAGGTGGGGGTCCGAGGCGGCCCTGGATGCTGTGTGTGCCACTGCCAGGCCTGGTCCCTGGTGGCCCCTACCTCCCCATGCTGCCCTTTGGAGCCCAGAACCCAGACTGGACACAGGACCACACCCAGGGTGAGCAGAGAGGCGGCCGAAGTCCAGAGGCCAGGTCTCACCCTGACCCTGCAGTTGACCGCACTGACCCCAGTCAGATGGGCTGATGGGTTAAGGGGCCTGATCTCTGGTCACTAGTGAGTCATAATAcaaacatcattcattcattcctcattcattcattccttcatccccGGCACCTTCTGTGCTCTCGTGCAGCCAGGGGCGTGTAGGGGATCAGATTCAGGCCTGGCAGGAGGCAGAGTGGGTCCGAATCCCAGCTCTTGCAGGCCAgccgtgtggccttgggcaaaccccagcctcggtttcctcgtctgtaGGACGGGGTAATTCCCAGCTCTCGGGGAGGGACTGCGTGAGATGACACCTGTCTGTCACACGGCAACTGCTCAGCTGATGGTGGCTGTTAGGACCACTGTGGCTATTGTGAGGGACAGAGCAATGTGCACATGTTGGATCTGCCTTCACGGAGCTACgtgaggtaaactgaggcacgagatgaaaaaatgctttgaaaaaatcaaaatgagacaAACGTGGGAATGTAAGTCCTATAAATGGACATGTTTTGGGTGTTTGTGGAAGGCTGTGAGAGACCCAGGCCTCGGGGATGTCCCCCCGGGAGACTCTGTTTACTGTTTGTGACAGTTTTCGGGACACAAGGAGCTCCTGGCCTTGTTGGGCACCTGCCCGCTGGGCAGGGACTGCACGTCCCCCTGACTCATGTCTGTGTCACCCCAGGGTGGGGATTGCCCAGCGGTCACCAGGCCTTTGCCTGCCAGCGTTCCACCCCCCCCAACTCCCCGCGGGGTCCGAGGGACAGCTGCTCCCAGGCGGAACCAGCAGAGCTCATCCCCTGACGTCAGCCCCAAATCCCGTCTCGTCAGCCCTGACCTGGGACAGCTGGCCTCTGACTTCCTGGAGCCACCAGCCGCTGACGCCATGGGGACGGTGGCAACCTGCCTGGGGGCCCCAGGATACCAGCCAGCCCTCATCCGTGCTTTCTGAAGAGCTGCCCGGGGCCAGCACGGCCCCTCCACGGCCCCTGCTGCCcgtcctctcttcctcctttcccaagAGGGaatgccaccccccaccccgaagGAGAGGCCACATCCAAATGGAAGGCCTGGCCCCCCGAGCCTGTTGGCATTGCATTACGACTGTGTGAGGAGcccgtttcacagatgaaggaactgaggctcagggaggtgaggtGACCACTCAAGGGTGGGAATTAGAACCCCATTCGGGCCAATCCAGACCCCGAGCTCTCACCCCTCCAGGCTGCCTACATGCCCAGCTGCCTGTTCGCCTCTTGGGCCCATGGTTCCAGTGGGTGCACAGGGGAGAGGGCACCAAGAAGAAGCAGCTGGCCAGGCTGCTCACCTCACTCAGGCCAGTGGCCCCCCGCCTGCCCACCCCAGTGCAGTCTGGGAAGCAGAGTCCTTTATCTGGGACCCCAGGACCTAAAAGACCACAGTCAGGGCTGTGGCTGGAAAGAGGTGGGCcacagtgccccccccccccagcatcccctccctctgccatggCCCCCAGGCTCCCCTGCAGCCCCCCGGGGAGGCCCAGGCACACCCAGGACTGTGGACTCAGGGGGCCACTGCTCTCTGTGCACCTCACTCGCTCTGCCCGCTAGATGGACACAAGCCTTTGACGTCGGGTGCAGGGCCTGAGCCCTGGGCGCTGGGAGGGGCTACTCACTGGCCTTGGTGTTGTAGAAGGCAAAGTTCCCTGGGTGGGGAGCCGGCTCCTCGGCgccctcctcgtcctcctccagCGCCCGCCcgcccaccaccaccagcacctccTCCAGCGTCTGTGTCTGCGGGAGGGCCAGCAGCGCCTGCGGGCCAAGAGGGCTAGAATCAGAGGGGCAGGGCTGCTGTCTCCCGGAGCGAGAGGCCCGGGCACTGGCAGGCCTCAGGGGCATTTTCTGGGGCAGGTGGTGGCCTGGATGCATGGGGGTGGCTGTGGGTCCACAAGTGTGCCCCTGTGTCCATGCACATGTGTGGGGTGGGGCAAGCTTTGGTGTGTGGATgcctgtgtgtttgtgcatgtgtgtgcatgtgcccgTGCACACATGCGCGTgggcacatgcacacgcacacacatacacgtggGGCTGGGGATGGCGGCAGGTGCTCAGAACTGGGAGCAGGTCCATGTGAGTCCAGAACATGAGAGCTGCTCCCCCACCAGCAGTCACTTCATGGCTTTTGGAGGCGTTCCTGCCCCTGTCTTCGGAATCTACCCCCAGTCCCTGTCCCCACTTCCCCATTTAAGCGTCCTGCCCCACCTCGTGGAGCCCAGCTCCCCCAGACCAGCACGTAGCAGGTCACACCAGGATGGCCCTGGCCCAGCAGCAGATGCTGGAATGGTTCCTCCCTAGTTGGTAAGGAGCCACCCCACAGAGCTCCCCGGAGCCGCATCCTACCGCCTCTCTGACCCCTCCTATGGAACCCTGGACCGCCCGCCTCCAGCAATTACAAGGTCAACACCTAGCAAGGCGGGGCCTCCAGCCGGCTCCAGCATGAGGCTGGCCCCTTGTGCCTGGTGGAGCCCGGCGGAGCCCCATGGTGCCTGGCAGTGCCTGGCAGTGCAGGGGTTAGGATCCTGCCACCACACACCCCACTCCTGGCCTGAGCCACATCTTTGTCCCCAGACCCGGATCCCGAGGAGTCTTCAGAGCAGGGTCCTGAGCAGGCTGCCCAGCAGCAGACAGACTCATCAACATCTTGTTTCAGGGACACCCTGGGCTGTCACTTCATCAGGACCTGCCCCGCCTGCCAGGCCCACAGCCAGCACAGATAGGAAATTGCACCCCATAAACTCTCGAGCAGCTTCCTGAGGGTCAGGTGATGGCCGGCTGCCATGCTGTCCGTGCTCCTCGCCCTTGCACAACCGTGCCATCTTCCTGGATTGCTTGCCCTCCTGCCCAGCTCCTATTCCCCTCCTCTAAGGCCCAGCTGAGGTGCCGCCGCCTCCAGAGAGCTCCCCCTGACCACCACTCCTCCGAGGATGCCCCCAGCACAGCGCTGCCCTTTCTCACACTGCTTTAGGTCTGTTTCCAGGTTTGTCCCCACCAGGCTGTGGGCTCCTTTCAGGACAAGGCTTGGCACACACAGGGGTACAGTCTGTACTTGGGGGTGAATGGCGATGCCCTCACAGGTAACCGGCCCGAGGCAGGTAGACTTGTAAGCGTGGGGCCACAGTGGGGATGCCCACTCTGTACCCTCCATCCCCATGCAGGTGgggtctccctgctccccacctcacTCACCCCGTTGTGGCCCTGGGACAGGGCCGCCTGACATGCCTCTGACTCCCGGATCAGCGGCTCTGTGGCCAGCAGCTGCTGCACGCAGGGCCTGGGCACGGCGTCCAGGTGCACCAGGCTGAGCAGCTCTGGCAGGTGGGTGGCCCGGGCTTGCGGGTCATGGCGCACCCAGCGCAGCAGGGCCTCCAGCCGGCTTTGCTCTGGCTGCACCTGCAACAGGTCGCTTGCCAGACAGGTGGCCAGCCGGTCTTGGGACAGCTGCAGGAACTCGTCCTCCCGGGCTACAGCCTCAAAGTTCTCTCGCAGGAAGGCCCAGGCCTTGGCAGCCACGCCCAGCAACCCCTGCTGCTCCCCAAACTCACAGATGCCCAGGCAGTTGGTGGCGTCCAGCTGCTGCTGCAGGTAGCGGCCGCAGACCTTCTGCACAGCGGGGAAGTGGAGACGCGCGGCCGTGCGGGTCAGGGCCTCCACGTTGCCCTGCGTGACGGTCAGCCGGCCCGTGTACACAAAGTCCACCAGCTGCCCCACCATGGCGGGCTCCACGTCCCGCAGCTCCACACGTGCCGAGAAGCTCTCAGCAAAGTCGCCAGCAAACATGGCGTGGAAGTAGGGGCTGCTCAGTGCCAGGAGGCCGCGGTGGCAGGGCAGCTCCTGGTCCCCCACCAGCAGCGTGACGTCGGCCAGCTTGGGCTGCGAGCGCAGCCGCTGCAGGCCGTCCAGCATGTCCTGGGCATGTGAGGGCAGGTGGAAGTCCAGGTCATCCACGTTCCGCACCATGGATACCAGTGCAGTCGCAGGGGCGCCCTGTAGCCCACTCACTCGCAAGGAAGAAGGGCCCTGGTGCCCACCTGGGATCctagggagagaggagagcagagtcAGCCGGGGTCAGGGGGATGGTCTCATCCCCCCAGTCACCCACCCATCCAACCATCTGTGCGTAGTCCTTTCCACCCCTCGACAAGCATTGGCTAAGCATCAACCTTGGGCAAAGCACATCTCCCCTGATGCAGCCCCACAGCCCGTGAGGACGGCACAGCGCTCCCTCCAAGTCACAGTGAGGAGGTCGAGGTTCAGAGGGTGGGAGACCTACACACAGCCAGGCCATTGGGGCAGGACGGGGCCAGCAAGAGAACCCCCGCCCTGGGCTCCGAGCCTGGCTCccccacttcctagctgtgtcatcttggacaagtgacttgagccttttgtgcctcagtttccctacctgtaaAAGGGACCCTCATGGCACCCACTTCACACCAACTCTGGGCTACGCAGCACAGACCCCCTGACACACGGGGCTCCCTGTGGCCCCCAATCTCCAAGTGGCTTCCTCTGCTCCCAGAGCCGACACTGGTGGGGAGGGCTTTGTGGGCATTTGAAAGGCTTGCTGCCCACCCATCCTCACTGTCTGCATCACATGGAGCCTCGGCCTGCCGAGACCTTGCTGGGGCAACCTTGGGTGAGCCTCGCCCCTCTCtggtcccagtttcctcatctgcagattGAGAGGCTTGCGGCGAAGGGACTGCATGAGCACGCCAACACAGTGCTCTCCACGTCCTGAGTGTGGCACACGAATTGGTCACTTAGCCCTCAcgacagccctgtgaggtgggtgccATGAGGGTCcctcttacaggtgaggaaactgaggcacaaaaggctcaagtcacttgtccaagatgacacagccaggaagtgggggAGCCAGGCTCGGGGGCCTTGCCCTGAACCCCCAGGTTTCACGTCGCTGGGTGTAGGTTGGTAAAGAAACAACCCAACGGGGCTTTCCGGAGGATGATTTCGCATCCCAGTTTTTGCATTGTCTGATTCAGCAGATCCTCTTCTGGGCTAATTTAATTATGTGCATGTTTATTTACGCATTTCTGATGTTTTACTCCAAGAAAGAAACGTTCTGCCAGAGGCCTTCGCGCCCGTGACCCACAGCTTCCAAAAGCTGCACAGTCAGGGAATGGCCCGTCCACCAGGGGGCGCCCTCCGGAGCCATCAGAGGGTAGGACAAGGGCCAGCGTGCCCATGGGGACAAGAAGCTGGGTGAAATAAGTGCCATCAAAGTGACAAAGCCCCATAAGGAGAACCGGGGAACTCCCGAGGCCAAGGGGCAGGAGGGTCTTGCTGGGTTACTGTGAGAGCACCGCTGGCGGGAGCTTGAGGCCCCCTTCCCCGTGGGTGCCCGTCTCCATCCTGTAGAGCAGTGAGGTACCCAGGGAGCCTCCGTTGGGGCCCAAGGACCTGCCTGGGCTCATGCccggacaggacaggacaggggcCCTGGCTGGCATCCGTCCTGCCTGACCCGCTCCCCAGGGAGGCCCTCTGGCCGGGCAAAGGCGGCTCTGCCCTCCCAGGGGAGGACCAGAGATTAGCCAGTCGGCCGCCGCCCCCAGGCCTTGCATTCCCATCATTGTTGTGTTCCCTTTGGCCAGCTGCTGCGGCGACAGGGGCCAGCGGGCTGGAGCGCCCAGCCACCTTCCTGAGGGGCCTTAGCCGTGTCTGCGGACACCTGCCTCCCTGTAGTCCCAGCACGAGGCGGGGCTTCTGCAGGGTCTTGGAGCCTCAAGCCAGCGTCTGCCCAGGTGGGGATTGAGGAGGGCTGAGGGGCAGGACAGCAAGGGAAGGGCCTGAGCAAGCTCCGGCCGGGGACTGGACGCTGTGGCCCGGCTGCAGTCAGAGGGTGTGGTCCAGCCTCCCCCGCCTGCCTCTCCAGCTAGGACACAAAGGAAGGCGGGTCCACGAGCCCCCCCACCACCTCGAGGAGCCCGGCTCAACCAGGGTTGGGGGTCTTTCTCCAAACCACCCAGCGCTATCATCTCCGTGCAGCTGGGCTGTCCCACTGCAGCCCACCCTGCCCTGCTGGTCCCTTCTCTGGTCCCCAGCTCCCCCTCCTGTCTGCTCCCCTCCAGAACCCCCAAGACCCTACCTCTCTGTCGGCCCCTGGACCCCGGTTCTGAGCACGCAGGCCGGAGAACAGGACTGCCCAGCCGGCAAGGGGCATACAGGCCTGCTGGGCTGggttgggctgggctgggctgggcgaCCACGTGGGGACGAAAGGGTATTTTTAGCCTCTGCCTGCATcaggagggagggatgggccggtgggggaaggagagaggcgaTGACTCCTCCGGGCTGTCCGCTCAGAGAGCCCACACTTCCCATGTCACTCTGTGTCAGGAAGGCTGAGTCCTCCTGGGACTGGGGACCGGGATGGGCAGCAGGAAGCATTCCAGGGCGAGGGCGTCAGGCtgactggggtgggggctgaCTGTGGCTCCCCACTTCTGCAAGAGGGGGACAGTGCTGCCTGTGCGGGGGACTCAGGAGGGGACCTGTGAGGGCCCCACAGGTACTAGCTTCCCTGCGGTTGTGGACAGATACCCATGTGGCCTCTCATTCGTCTGTCAAGTGGGGAAAAGTGGCTATTATGAAGAAAGGCAGATTGGTCAACAAAGGCTTTCAAAACTTGGGGTCTGTGGTGGCAGGGAAGACTCTCGTGGTCAAGGGAGtgcccagagaggtgaggaggcACCCTGAGTGCCCACCAGTCTGGTGACAGGGCCACAGGATCCTGAGGACCCATCCCCGTCATATCGTGGCCTTGGTCTCGGGGCTGCCCTGTGTGCCTTCACCAGTCATGGGAGCCAAGGACGGTGGAGAAACGGGGTCATCTAAAAATACAGCAGTGGCGGCTGGCGGCCTCCCCTGCGTGCTGGGGTCACGCGGTCACAGGGGAATCCCTCACGCCTGGGTCTGCTGGGCTCTGGACCCACAGGCCCTGACTGAGATGGGGAGTTGAGGCCCGGGGGGCCGACAGGGGGTCTCTGGACATGTCTTATGCCGTGGGTCAGAGCAGggctgcccagcccagggcctgtgggtacagaggagagaggcctgcaGCCGGGAGTGGCCAGGTGGGGCCTCCACCTGTCGGCTCCTCCCCACTCTACCCATGTGGGCCTTACTGACACAACCGTTTTCTGGGTGTGCTGGGACGTGGGAGATTCAGGGAGGGCCAGGTCCCACAGAGGCCCCGATGCCCACGAGAGACTGGCTTGATGCTCTCACGGTGCAGAGCGGCCCAGGAGGCCCCTGGGTGACAGCCCTCACTCCTGGCAAAGTAAGGTACTTTCTCAAGCATATCGGGATATCCTGACAGCTTGGGCACCTGCCTCGCCAGCACAGCCGCTGGCCCTGCTGCCTGCTGAGGAGATGGTTTGAGCTGGGAACCAGACTCTGCTCTCATGAGGGGTGCAGTCTTGTCGAGGACACCGTCGTTACTCAAGTAACTGCCATGATTGACCAGCTGATCACGAGGTCACAGGGTGCTTCCCTACTCTGCTCACCCACAGGCTCCCTGATTCCAggcttccctccccagcccaggccagcttAGTCTGACCCAGTCATattccagcccagcccagcccagtcaCATCCCAGTTCAGCCCAGCCCAGTCCAGTCCAGGCCAGTCCAGGCCGGTCCAGCCCAGTCATAACCCAGTTCAGCCCAGTCTAGCCCAGTCCAGTCCAGCCCAGTCATATCTTAGTCcaacccagcccagcccagtcaCATCCCAGTTCAGCCCAGTCTAGTCCAGTCCAGGCCAGTCCAGTCAGATGCCAGCTCAGTCCAGTCAtgtcccagctcagcccagcccagcccagcccaccccaaggccctgcccctgccccagacaGTCCCAAGACTTTTCCCCTAGCCTTGGGCATCAGCCTTATGTTGGGGGGCCCTCATGGATGTCCCCAGCTCTCTCTGTGGCCAGGACCACCCTGGGGGAGGACGCTGGAGGGGGCACAGAGGCCTTGGTCTTGCCTCCCGTC
It encodes:
- the KLHL30 gene encoding kelch-like protein 30, translating into MGSVGSLSGQPGGVIASLLPPPAHPSLLMQAEAKNTLSSPRGRPAQPSPTQPSRPVCPLPAGQSCSPACVLRTGVQGPTERIPGGHQGPSSLRVSGLQGAPATALVSMVRNVDDLDFHLPSHAQDMLDGLQRLRSQPKLADVTLLVGDQELPCHRGLLALSSPYFHAMFAGDFAESFSARVELRDVEPAMVGQLVDFVYTGRLTVTQGNVEALTRTAARLHFPAVQKVCGRYLQQQLDATNCLGICEFGEQQGLLGVAAKAWAFLRENFEAVAREDEFLQLSQDRLATCLASDLLQVQPEQSRLEALLRWVRHDPQARATHLPELLSLVHLDAVPRPCVQQLLATEPLIRESEACQAALSQGHNGALLALPQTQTLEEVLVVVGGRALEEDEEGAEEPAPHPGNFAFYNTKAKRWMALPDFPDYHKWGFSLAALNNAVYVTGGSRGTKTDTWSTTQAWCFPLTEAAWKPVAPMLKARTNHASAALNGEIYAIGGTTLDVVEVESYDPYTDTWTPVSPALKYVSNFSAAGCQGRLYLVGSSACKYNALALQCYSPVTDTWSVIASPFLPKYLSSPRCAALQGALYLVGDNTKKVYVYDPGANLWQKVQSLHSLHENGALVPLGDALYVTGGRWQGMDGDYHVEMEAYDRGRDAWVRHGALPRLWLYHGASSIFLDISKWTQPFSPAQEH